One Thunnus thynnus chromosome 18, fThuThy2.1, whole genome shotgun sequence genomic region harbors:
- the si:dkey-63b1.1 gene encoding B2 bradykinin receptor: MVANSSDWLVQSVDPELDNCSNYTEAWQWLSSLHPAYLGLISIVGLMGNGLVLCVFFLQRKPCTVADIYLGNLAAADLVMMSCLPFWAVTIARGYQWDFGEVLCKLVNVAISMNYICSVMFLMMVSLDRYIALLKPMSPCRLRRAAWAKRICLGIWTLGFLLTLPILLFRTVKPVEDPGVEACILAYPHPVWRVHYNIAKNVLGFLIPVLVVAYCTHYIVAALSNRGARGFPRVRKERKATYLVLAVLVVFLICWTPHQVMCFLDTLDYFKVTPGCLWGHMLDIGIQLSTYLAYSNSAVNPFLFVIVGKHFRRKAKEVFGKTLNPWSKDISYLTVGFTSVNRLNETQRISIGKLEIFGLKQTVS, translated from the coding sequence ATGGTTGCGAATTCATCAGACTGGTTGGTCCAGAGTGTGGACCCGGAGCTGGACAACTGCAGTAACTACACTGAAGCCTGGCAATGGCTGTCCTCCCTGCACCCGGCATACTTGGGTCTGATCAGCATTGTGGGGCTCATGGGAAATGGCCTGGTTCTCTGTGTGTTCTTCCTGCAGAGGAAGCCCTGCACTGTGGCAGATATCTACCTGGGGAACCTGGCTGCTGCTGACCTGGTCATGATGTCCTGCCTTCCCTTCTGGGCTGTCACTATTGCCCGGGGGTACCAGTGGGACTTTGGGGAGGTCCTCTGTAAGCTGGTCAATGTGGCCATCTCAATGAACTACATCTGCAGTGTTATGTTCCTTATGATGGTCAGCTTGGACCGCTACATAGCTCTGTTGAAGCCCATGAGCCCCTGCCGTCTGAGGAGAGCTGCCTGGGCCAAGCGTATCTGCCTGGGGATCTGGACCCTGGGCTTCCTTCTCACTTTGCCCATCCTGCTCTTCCGCACTGTGAAGCCCGTAGAGGATCCTGGTGTGGAAGCCTGTATCCTGGCCTACCCCCACCCAGTCTGGAGGGTTCACTACAACATTGCCAAGAATGTCTTGGGCTTCCTAATCCCTGTCCTGGTGGTTGCTTATTGCACCCATTACATTGTGGCTGCTCTGAGCAACAGGGGAGCCAGAGGATTCCCCAGGgtgaggaaagagaggaaggccACCTACTTGGTCCTGGCTGTGCTGGTTGTCTTCCTCATCTGCTGGACACCACACCAGGTGATGTGCTTCCTTGACACTCTTGATTACTTCAAGGTCACACCTGGATGCCTCTGGGGTCACATGTTAGACATTGGCATACAGCTGTCTACATATCTGGCATACAGCAACAGTGCTGTTAACCCCTTCCTGTTTGTCATTGTGGGGAAGCACTTCAGGAGAAAGGCAAAAGAGGTGTTTGGGAAAACTTTGAACCCCTGGTCAAAAGACATTTCTTACCTGACTGTGGGCTTCACCTCAGTGAATAGACTCAATGAAACACAGCGTATAAGCATTGGAAAACTTGAAATATTTGGACTGAAGCAAACTGTTTCATGA